In the genome of Xenopus laevis strain J_2021 chromosome 1S, Xenopus_laevis_v10.1, whole genome shotgun sequence, one region contains:
- the LOC108706803 gene encoding serine/threonine-protein kinase N2 isoform X1: protein MNKKFYTACIVLGLEALHKMGIVHRDLKLEYLMLDQGGYLKIIDFGLSKDRFGYTDRTNAICGTRTYMEMFMDIGYGMAADWWALGISIYAMLMYELPFNNEDQNELVNSILYDEIELPEELSEDVSKLIYEDTDWEQLLHRKTKPPYVFNNQGHLESINNPECQAPALTTPAVKIPSELQEAFKEFDYTPD from the exons GTTTTACACCGCATGTATAGTGCTTGGCCTGGAGGCATTACACAAGATGGGCATTGTCCATAG AGATCTAAAACTTGAGTATTTGATGTTGGATCAAGGTGGATATCTTAAAATCATCGATTTCGGCCTCAGCAAAGACA GATTTGGATACACAGACCGCACAAACGCCATCTGTGGCACAAGAACTTACATGGAAATGTTTATGGATATTGGATATGGCATGGCAGCTGACTGGTGGGCCCTTGGAATCAGTATATACGCTATGCTCATGTATGAG TTACCATTCAACAATGAAGATCAGAATGAGCTAGTGAACAGCATCCTTTATGATGAAATTGAGCTGCCAGAAGAACTATCAGAGGATGTCTCTAAATTAATATATGAA GATACTGACTGGGAACAActattacatagaaaaacaaaGCCTCCATATGTGTTCAACAACCAAGGCCATCTGGAGAGCATCAATAACCCTGAATGTCAAGCTCCAGCATTGACAACACCTGCTGTAAAGATCCCATCAGAGCTGCAAGAGGCATTTAAAGAATTTGATTATACACCTGACTGA
- the LOC108706803 gene encoding serine/threonine-protein kinase N1 isoform X3, with the protein MNKKFYTACIVLGLEALHKMGIVHRDLKLEYLMLDQGGYLKIIDFGLSKDRFGYTDRTNAICGTRTYMEMFMDIGYGMAADWWALGISIYAMLMYELPFNNEDQNELVNSILYDEIELPEELSEDVSKLIYELLEKDPDYRLGSGY; encoded by the exons GTTTTACACCGCATGTATAGTGCTTGGCCTGGAGGCATTACACAAGATGGGCATTGTCCATAG AGATCTAAAACTTGAGTATTTGATGTTGGATCAAGGTGGATATCTTAAAATCATCGATTTCGGCCTCAGCAAAGACA GATTTGGATACACAGACCGCACAAACGCCATCTGTGGCACAAGAACTTACATGGAAATGTTTATGGATATTGGATATGGCATGGCAGCTGACTGGTGGGCCCTTGGAATCAGTATATACGCTATGCTCATGTATGAG TTACCATTCAACAATGAAGATCAGAATGAGCTAGTGAACAGCATCCTTTATGATGAAATTGAGCTGCCAGAAGAACTATCAGAGGATGTCTCTAAATTAATATATGAA cTCTTGGAAAAAGATCCGGATTATCGCCTCGGTTCTG GATACTGA
- the LOC108706803 gene encoding serine/threonine-protein kinase N2 isoform X2, which yields MNKKFYTACIVLGLEALHKMGIVHRDLKLEYLMLDQGGYLKIIDFGLSKDRFGYTDRTNAICGTRTYMEMFMDIGYGMAADWWALGISIYAMLMYELPFNNEDQNELVNSILYDEIELPEELSEDVSKLIYELLEKDPDYRLGSGEIGAEVIKAHPFFRVDFYSTHFNLLIEMHYSILITL from the exons GTTTTACACCGCATGTATAGTGCTTGGCCTGGAGGCATTACACAAGATGGGCATTGTCCATAG AGATCTAAAACTTGAGTATTTGATGTTGGATCAAGGTGGATATCTTAAAATCATCGATTTCGGCCTCAGCAAAGACA GATTTGGATACACAGACCGCACAAACGCCATCTGTGGCACAAGAACTTACATGGAAATGTTTATGGATATTGGATATGGCATGGCAGCTGACTGGTGGGCCCTTGGAATCAGTATATACGCTATGCTCATGTATGAG TTACCATTCAACAATGAAGATCAGAATGAGCTAGTGAACAGCATCCTTTATGATGAAATTGAGCTGCCAGAAGAACTATCAGAGGATGTCTCTAAATTAATATATGAA cTCTTGGAAAAAGATCCGGATTATCGCCTCGGTTCTGGTGAGATTGGTGCTGAAGTGATCAAAGCGCACCCCTTCTTCAGAGTAGATTTCTATTCTACTCATTTTAATTTACTGATAGAAATGCATTATTCAATACTGATaacactttaa